Within Hydrogenoanaerobacterium saccharovorans, the genomic segment ACGGTTCCAAAACAACTCCTTATATCATCCACAGAACTTCGCTTGGCTGTTACGAGCGTACACTGGCACTGCTGATTGAAAAATATGCAGGTGCACTGCCCATGTGGATGATGCCCACACAGGTTGAGGTTTTGCCTATCGGTGAGCGGCAGCACGAGGCAGCAAAAGAAATTGTTGCCAAGCTCAAAGCAGCGGGTATCCGCACCGAGCTGGACGACCGCAACGAGAAAATTGGGTACAAAATCCGCGAGGCGCAGATGGAGAAAACCCCGTATATGATTGTACTGGGCGACAAAGAGATTGAAAATAATGTTGTTGCAGTAAGAAACCGCAAAGAGGGAGATATGGGCACCATGAGCCTGGACGCATTCATTGCACTGGCAAAAGAAGAAATCGAAACGAAAGCAATCAAATAAACCCACAAAAATCAACCGGAGCACTCCTTATTGGGGTGCTCCGGTTGTTAGTTAGTCAATTATTGTGTTTGTTGTACAGTAAGTTGGTATAGCTGTTCGTATAAGGCAAGCTCTTTCATTTCTGAAAAATACTCAATAAAATATTGATTATCCTCGTATGCAATATTAATCCGATCGTTGCCATCTTGTTTTTTCGCCTTAGTAAGTTGCAGCATGGTCGATTTACCATTTTTCAAGTAAATTGACAAAAGGATATCTTCGCCCAATCCCATGTTCATATCTTTGCCATAATACCAAAAGTGTTGTTTTTTTAATACACCTAAATAATCCTTGATAATGTTTGCATCTTTTGTTTGGAAATTTGCAATGCAATTTGTTGGTTCGCCGTACTTTACTTTTAAAATCAATACATCTATATAATCTATGTCATTGCTTTGGGTGTACTTGTAAAACAAATTGGGCGAAGCCGATTGTATGCAATAATGCAAAGCAAAAAGTATAAGCAAAACAAGAGCGACACAGCCCCAAAATAGTTTCCAGTTTTTAATTTGCATACAAGTTCACCCCTCTATGTTATTGCAATTAACCCTGTTTAAAAGATTTATTTTACTCATATCGATAATACTGAACCTTAGCCAAAAGTAATTTGCAACAATTTTCTGCTTTCTTCATCATCTAGCAAAATATATGCGGTTTTACCGCTGTTGCAAATTGCGTAATATGTATCAGTACCCATTAAATTTACAACTCCGCTTGTTACATTGTTAGATATTGTTATTGAGTGTATAATCTCAGAGTTTTGATTGTATACCCTTAGTGTTACGTTTTCGCCGTTTTCATCAGTGCAAGCGGTTAAGAGAAACTTGCCGTTGCTGCTGATAGTAGTAGATACTGTTTCTGCTTTATCATTCGTAATCACTATTTTAGGTGAATTTTGGGGGCTGTTTAAGTCATATATATAAAGCTTGTTATCATTTATATATTCCATGCTCTGATATAAAAGCAATTGATTCCCCGCCAGTTTTGGCATGGTATTGTTAAGTTGCTTATTCCAAATGCTCTCTCCTTTTGTATTGCAAATGCCTGCACCAAAGGGGAGCTGCTCTGTTTGATAGCTGAAATAAATCAAATCGTTTCCTAAAAAAGATATGTCAAAAAAGCTACCCGCACCTTTGGTGCTTTCGGCACTCATAACCAGTGTAGGTTGTGTTAGCGGGTGGGTATCTCTATATATGTTTTGTTGCGCCTTATCTATATAGATGATTTGTTTTTCATCTGCTGACAAGTCAACATCATGCACTGACTTGACTGTTTCGGGCAGTTTAATGCGGTATTCTTCTTTTAAAGTTTTATCCAACTTGGTAATGCCTTTGTCGTAAAACAGCAAAATGCCGCTGTGTGTAGGTTTAATTTTTTCAATATAGGCATCATAAGCGTCATGGTATAAAGTCTTGTTTTGAGCGAGGTTGAATACAGATACTGCACTTGTTTTATTGCCCTTTCTCTGTAGCAAATTTAAGTTTTCATCTGTTTCATCAAGGTATATACCATCTAGCAGCTCAAAATCTTTCAACATTACAGAGTCGGTTATGTTTAAAACAGTTTGTTTTATTTCTGGCTCAGGGTTACCTGCTTGAGGTTGATTTCTTTTAATCTGTTGATGAATACTGCATGATGAAAGCAGTACGGCAAACACCGTAAAAACAATACCTAATTTGCTATTCATAGAACTCCTCCTATAATAACCAAATAAAGGCGGATATTTCCGCCTTTATTTAATATAATTATGCGTTTATTTATAAATATTAGATATTCCATAAAAAGAAATTAAATTATTAAATTCATTGTCAGTAATGTTAAATTGCTTTTTAAAGCTTTGAACATTTACATCTTTTGTAGATGTAGTCCATTCATCAAATTGTTTTACGCCAACATGCTTAATTAGATATGTGTCAATATAATCATTAGGATTAAAAGGTTCTTCAATAAGCTCACTACGGAATGTAAGCATTTTTGCTGAAAATGATTTAATTTTGTTAAAATCTACATCTGGGAAAAACAGCATAGGATCTATTGTATTTCTTGTAGTAAAATTACGTCCCCCAGTAGCCTTAATTGTATTTACATCCATGTGAAGATGAGGAACGGGTTTACTACCAATATATGCTCCATCACTTCCAACATATCCAATAGTTTCCCCGGCAGAAACGCTATCATTAGTGCTAACTTCTGGTGCATTATCCATATGTAAATAGCGAACATATAAAGGGTTACTAACACCAGATGCCTTTGTATCATTAGCAATAACAACGTAATACCCTGTGCTACTATGATAACCTGAAAACTTAACAGCTCCTGAGTCTACGGAATAAATATTAGAATCTTTTGGAGCATCTAAATCTAACCCTAAGTGATTGGAGCTATATCCTCGAAAATAGTCAGTATATTCACTGTCGAGAGGATATTCCCATCCTAAATTTCCATATTCCGCTGCATATACAATAACTGACATTGTACCAATAAATATGCCTGCCAACAATATTGAAAAAAGTTTCTTAAACATTTTTTCCTCCTAAAAATTTTTTGTTTTTGTTAATTTTTACTTCCACATTGGAATCCCCTTTTTATTTGCTTTCAATTAGGAAACCTCAAAACAGCACAAATCATTACACTGTTTTTAAAAATTCGTATAGTTGCACATATGCAACAGTAAAATATGGACAAAGCAACCAAATAAAACGACAAGAAACAACCGTAGCCCCCTTGAAAGCAAGGGGGCTACGGTTGTTTCTGTAAAATCCTTACCGTTTTTGTAAAGCTATCTTTTTCTTTTTATAAATCAAAACCACTATGAAAACAATGATTGTGAGCGTTACGCCAAAAATCAAAATAGGTGCGGATGTGCTGGCATCCATGTCTGTGGTTTGGTCGCCGGTGCGCGGTTTTTTGTTAGGCTCCAGTTTTATAAATTCTTCTTCGTTTTTTTCTATTTTCGCAAGTGCTTCTGTTGCTTTTTGTAACAAGGCGCTGTCAGCCAAAATCAGCCCGTTTTTATTAAAATTTAAATTATATTTGGTGTTCGCAGAAGATTCAGAGTAGGGAGTCTGAAAATCTGTTATAATAACTCCTTCCTTTTCAGCGTCCGATAAATGATAAACGTAACCCAGACCATCGATCAATGCAAGTTTTGCTTTTATTGTATTTTTATCAAAGTTTTCTTGCTCTAACAGTGCGGAGATTTGTTTGGCGTTTAAACGGTAGTCGCAAGATTCTTCCACGTTTTTGGTTTGTTTGTAAATATAAATATCCGGGCGGTTGCCATCTACGGTAAACTGCACCATTCCTGCAAATGCGCCCTCATTATCTTTAACATTGGCAATATATGCCTGTCCTTCTTCTATACAATACGGCGATAACTGAAAGGTTCCTGTTTTGGCATAGTCGTAAAAGCTGCCACAGTACAGTGGCATGATAGTATCATTATCAATAAAAATTTGGTGTTCTTTCAAATAAGCACTTAAGCTGCCTGTATTCTGTTTAATTGCTTTTTCAATTTCTGCACTGTTACTTGCATAGATAGCTTGTACATCCGAGAAATTATATTTTGCATCCGTTGCAAAAACCAATGTTGAAAGTATTGTAATGCACAGTAAAATCACGCATAAAATCGATGTGAGCTTTTTCATAGCGTCCCTCCTACCCTCAGTATATTATTAAAATAGTTACATTAAGCCATAAATTAAACTTTTCCATAATATGCCCTCAATGAGTTAACCATAATAAAGCATAAAATATTGCACTATTTTTTTGATATTTTAAAAATTTGTCGATTCATACACTTTTTTATAAATGTTATAGCAAAAATCACAAATAATAGATAAGGCGTCCAATGGCGCTATTTATTTAAAATATGAATTGAAATCATTCAAAATAGTAACAAATATTGAGTTTTAGTGGTAATTTATAGATATATGTTCGATTTTATGCAAGTATTAACAATTGGACTTGCAAGATGTGTTGACAGGAGATGCCTGCAAGCTGTATCATGACAATAGAATTTTATAGGGAGAAGTGATGTCATGATAAAAGCAGCGATTGTAGGTTACGGAAATATCGGAAAATCGGTTTTAGAGGCGATTTCTGCAGCAGCAGATTTTGAACTGGTCGGTGTTGTGCGCCGTAATCCTGCCAATGTTCCGGCAGAGCTTGCGGGCATGCAGCTGGCAAGCGATATTGCAGACCTTTCCGTTCGCCCGGATGTAGCGATTTTGTGCACCCCCACACGCTCTGTACCGGATTTTGCAAAGCACTGCCTTGAGTTGGGCATCAACACGGTTGACAGCTACGATATACATAGCAGCATATGGGATTTGAAATGTACGATTGACCCAATTGCAAAGGCGCATAAGGCTGTTTCTGTTCATTCGGCGGGATGGGACCCCGGCTCAGACTCGATTGTGCGTGCGCTGATGCTTGCTGCCGCGCCTAAGGGCATTACCTACACCAATTTTGGCCCAGGTATGAGCATGGGGCACACGGTTGCTGTAAAGGCGGTTGAAGGGGTGCGCAAGGCGCTGTCGGTGACCATCCCTCTGGGTACTTCGATTCACCGCAGAATGGTTTATGTTGAGGTGGAAAAGGGATATTCCTTTGATGAGATCGCGAAGAAAGTAAAGCAGGACCCCTATTTTGTGCATGACGAAACCCATGTAATCGAGGTTGCCGACGTAGATGCATTGCTGGATATGGGGCATGGTGTAAACATGGTGCGCAAGGGTGTATCGGGCAGTACGCAAAATCAACTGTTTGAATTCAACATGAAAATCAACAACCCGGCACTTACTGCACAGATTTTGGTAGGTGCGGCAAGAGCAAGTCTAAAGCAGGCACCCGGTGCTTATACAATGATAGAAATCCCCTTGATTGACTTGCTTTATGGTGACCGCGAGGCACTCATTCGACAACTCGTATAATTTGTGATATTATGAAACACAGAATAGCTTTACAAGACGAAACACCCGGCTGCTTGTACAAAATCTTAAACGATTGGGCCGCAGGGGGCGCTCTGCCTGTATTATCTCACAAAAAGGCGGCAAAGCTATTGACAAAGCCACTTTAGAAATATATAATATTCTGCGTGGCGTTATGAGGTGTCATTATGATGATTGATTTAAAGCAGCTCTTCGAAATTGTTGGGGAAAGCATTGATATTGATTGCTGCCTAAGCCTTTCGGAGGTCAAGCTGGGAATGACAAACCCCTTCACCGAGCCCGTACATCTAAGCGGTAAGATTACAAACCGTGCAGGTATAGTCACCCTAAACTATACTGCGTCCGCGGCTGCGCATCATGTATGCGACAGATGTCTCGCTCCCATCAATACCCCTGTAGTGTTCGGTTTTGAGCACATTTTGGTAAAACAAGTCAATGATGACAGCAATGATGATTTCATTGTGGTGCCCAACCTGGTGTTGGACTTGGATGAGCTGGCGTCGTCCGATATTATACTTGAATTGCCCAGTAAGGTATTGTGTAAAGAGGATTGCAAAGGCTTATGCCCCACTTGCGGTGTAAACTTAAACGAGCAATCATGCAATTGCACCCAAAAGCGGATTGACCCGCGCCTTGAAATATTAAGTAAATTGCTGGAAAATTAAAAATACACAGTTTTAAGGAGGTGCTGAACATGGCAGTACCAAAGAGAAAAATATCCAAAGCAAGAAGAGATAAAAGACGTTCCAGCGTCTGGAAGCTGGATGCTCCCGCATTCTCGAAATGCACACAGTGCGGTGAGTTGAAAATGCCTCACAGAGTTTGTCCGAACTGCGGTTTCTATAAAGGCAAAGAGGTTATCAAGAAAGAGGCTTAATTGCCTCTCAAAGGATGAGGGAGGATTTATCCTCCCTCATTTTTTTAACCATAAGCTTGTATGATAGTACCAACTGCGGTTTTCTATAACCTGCTTGCGTTTTGTATCATCGGCGTATCTGCGTAGAACGCTACTTTCGAAAGGGGCTTACTCATTGCAATGCCAGTAAAAATTAAAAGTGTCGAGCGTCGCTCCCCCGCACAAAAGGCAGGCATTGCGGCGGGCGAAACCCTGCACAAAATCAACGGCAACAAGATTGTGGACGTATTGGACTACCGCTTTTATATGACCGACGAACATCTCGATGTAGAAGTGGAGGATATTAGCGGCAAACTTCGTCATATCCACATTACCAAGCAAGAATACGACGACCTTGGTTTGGATTTTGAAACTTACCTAATGGACAGACAGCATACGTGTAAAAACAAATGCGTTTTTTGCTTTGTTGACCAAATGCCGCCCAATATGCGCGATACCTTGTATGTAAAGGATGACGATTCGCGGATGTCCTTTTTGTTTGGTAACTATATCACGCTTACCAACCTTACAGACGAGGATATTGACCGTATTATCAAAATGCGTATCAGCCCAATTAATGTTTCGGTGCACAGCACCAACCCCGAATTGCGCGTTACGCTGATGAAAAACCCCAATGCAGCTGCATCGCTGCGGTATTTAAAGCGGTTGGCGGAGCATGATATTAAAATCAACACCCAGTTGGTTTTATGCCCTCAACTGAACGACGGTAAAGAGCTGGAGCGGAGCATTACCGATTTGGCAGAACTGTTCCCTGCAGTGGAGAGCATTGCCTGCGTACCGGTGGGTATCACAAAATATCGCGACGGGTTATTCCACCTGCGCCCTTATACCAAAGCCGAGGCACAGCAGGTGATTGACACCATTCATGAATATTCCGACCGGTTTTTAAAAGAGCACGGCGACCGTATTGTTTACCCTGCGGATGAATTCTTTTTGCTTGCTCAAATGCCAATCCCCAATGAGGAATATTACGGAGAGTTCGACCAGTTGGAAAATGGCGTGGGCTTGCTTGCGATGCTAAAGCAGGAGTTTGCCGAAGCCCTTGCCGATGCGCATGATAGCGGTAAAAAACGCAGCGTAACCATTGCTACGGGTGTTGCGGCGGGCGAGTTTATAAAAGACCTGGCCGCACAAGCGCAGAGTAAATACAAGCAGCTAAAATGCCAGGTTGAAGTAATACAAAACGACTATTTTGGAGAGAATATAACGGTTGCAGGGCTCATCACCGGTACAGACTTAATTGCACAGCTCAAGGGCAAAAACCTGGGGGAAGAAGTTCTTATCACCTCGGCGATGCTGCGGCATGAGCAGGACAAATTTTTAGATGATTTTACCATCGAACAGGTAGAACAAGCACTTGGGGTAAAGCTTACGGTGGTGGACAATGACGGTTACGAATTGCTGGGCAGTATACTGAACGAAGACTTATGGGCAGATGCTTAAAATAAGCAGATAGACATAGGTTGCTATAAAAACTTACAAAGCAAGCATGATAGATAATAAAATACCTATGCTTGCTCATAATACAGGCGGGCATTGCCCGCAGAGGAGGCGGAAAATTATGTCAAAACCGATTATCGCAGTGGTAGGACGGCCTAATGTGGGCAAATCCACACTGTTTAATAAGCTGATAGGTCATCGCCTTTCGATTGTGGAGGACACTCCCGGTGTTACGCGCGACCGAATCTACGCAGAATGTGAATGGCTCAACAAAGAGGTGATGCTGGTAGATACGGGAGGCATTGAGCCGAAAACCGATGATATCATCTTGTCGCAGATGCGCCGTCAGGCACAGATTGCGATTGACAGCGCGGATGTCATCATCTTAGTGACAGACATCAAAACCGGAGTTACCGCAACCGACCAAGATATTGCGATGATGCTGCAAAAAAGCGGAAAACCCATCGTGCTGTGCGTGAATAAATGCGATGCACCCGGCCAGGTACCTGCCGATTTTTACGAATTCTATAACCTTGGATTGGGCGACCCGATTGCAGTATCCTCGGTACATGGGCACGGTACGGGCGATTTGCTGGACGAGTGTTTTAAACACATCGACTTTGACCGCCCCGAAGAATACACTGAAGAATATATTAAGGTGGCAATCATTGGTAAACCCAATGTGGGTAAAAGCTCGCTTGTCAACAAAATCGCAGGCGAGGAGCGCATGATTGTGTCGGATATTGCGGGTACGACCCGCGACTCCACCGATACAATTGTGGATGACGAACGCGGAAAATTCGTGTTTATCGATACGGCGGGGATTCGCAGAAAGAGCCGTGTAGATGAGAATATCGAGCGCTATTCGGTGCTGCGCTCGTATATGGCAGTTGACCGCAGCGATGTATGCGTGATACTGATTGACGCTGTGGAAGGCTTTACCGAGCAGGACAGCAAGATAGCAGGCTATGCGCACGAGCAGGGCAAGGCTTGCATTATAGCTGTAAACAAATGGGATGCTGTGGAAAAACACGGTAAAACCATGCAGGAATATGAGAAGAAGCTCCAGAATGATTTCAGCTTTATGTCTTACGCGCCGTTCTTGTTTATATCGGCAAAAACAGGGCAGAGGTTGGATAAGCTGTTTGAGCTGATTAAATACGTCAACGAGCAAAACTGTATGCGCATTTCTACAGGTAAATTGAATGATATACTCGCTTACGCTACAGCACGCGTACAACCCCCAACCGATAAAGGTAAGCGCTTAAAGATTTACTACATTACACAGGCATCCACCCGTCCACCCACATTTGTATCATTCGTCAACAAAGCAGAGCTGTATCATTTCTCCTATCAGCGCTACATCGAAAACCAAATTCGTGAGACGTTTGGGTTGCAGGGAACGCCGATTCGCATGATAACAAGGCAGCGGGGCGAATAACCCTTAAATTTATCAATCAAAATGCGGGCGGGGTGCGTCCCCGCACTTGAAATACGGCGGCGTTAGCGTTATGATAGTAATAGTAACAGCCACCAAAACTTCATCTTCGGAGGGATTGCGATGTCGACACAGACTTCTATCATTCTCGGTTCTCTGATTGTTGCAGTATGCTCTTATTTATTGGGCAGTATCAGCTGGTCGGTGATTGTGTCCAAGCTGATTTTTCACAAGGATGTGCGCGATTTTGGCAGCGGAAATGCAGGTATGACCAATGTATTGCGTACCTTTGGCAAAGGCGCTGCAGCGCTGGTAACTGTGGGCGATTTCAGCAAAAGCATACTAACGGTGGCGGTAAGCAGAGGGGTGTTTGCACATCTGTTTGGTACATTGCCGTTTGATATTGGATACATTGCCGGGATATTTACTATTTTAGGGCATTTGTTCCCGCTGTATTTTCATTTTAAAGGCGGCAAAGGCGTTCTTACAGCACTGGGCATGATTTTGGTCATCAACCCCATTGTGTTTTTGGTGCTGGTGGCGCTTTGCATACCTCTTTTGTTTATCTGCAAAATTGTATCCGTGGCATCCATTACAGGGGCAATTGTCTACCCGATTGTAACGTTTATCGTTCTGTCGCTGATGAACCGGCCTGCAATGATAGACAC encodes:
- a CDS encoding M23 family metallopeptidase encodes the protein MFKKLFSILLAGIFIGTMSVIVYAAEYGNLGWEYPLDSEYTDYFRGYSSNHLGLDLDAPKDSNIYSVDSGAVKFSGYHSSTGYYVVIANDTKASGVSNPLYVRYLHMDNAPEVSTNDSVSAGETIGYVGSDGAYIGSKPVPHLHMDVNTIKATGGRNFTTRNTIDPMLFFPDVDFNKIKSFSAKMLTFRSELIEEPFNPNDYIDTYLIKHVGVKQFDEWTTSTKDVNVQSFKKQFNITDNEFNNLISFYGISNIYK
- a CDS encoding diaminopimelate dehydrogenase encodes the protein MIKAAIVGYGNIGKSVLEAISAAADFELVGVVRRNPANVPAELAGMQLASDIADLSVRPDVAILCTPTRSVPDFAKHCLELGINTVDSYDIHSSIWDLKCTIDPIAKAHKAVSVHSAGWDPGSDSIVRALMLAAAPKGITYTNFGPGMSMGHTVAVKAVEGVRKALSVTIPLGTSIHRRMVYVEVEKGYSFDEIAKKVKQDPYFVHDETHVIEVADVDALLDMGHGVNMVRKGVSGSTQNQLFEFNMKINNPALTAQILVGAARASLKQAPGAYTMIEIPLIDLLYGDREALIRQLV
- a CDS encoding YceD family protein, whose protein sequence is MMIDLKQLFEIVGESIDIDCCLSLSEVKLGMTNPFTEPVHLSGKITNRAGIVTLNYTASAAAHHVCDRCLAPINTPVVFGFEHILVKQVNDDSNDDFIVVPNLVLDLDELASSDIILELPSKVLCKEDCKGLCPTCGVNLNEQSCNCTQKRIDPRLEILSKLLEN
- the rpmF gene encoding 50S ribosomal protein L32 codes for the protein MAVPKRKISKARRDKRRSSVWKLDAPAFSKCTQCGELKMPHRVCPNCGFYKGKEVIKKEA
- a CDS encoding DUF512 domain-containing protein, with protein sequence MPVKIKSVERRSPAQKAGIAAGETLHKINGNKIVDVLDYRFYMTDEHLDVEVEDISGKLRHIHITKQEYDDLGLDFETYLMDRQHTCKNKCVFCFVDQMPPNMRDTLYVKDDDSRMSFLFGNYITLTNLTDEDIDRIIKMRISPINVSVHSTNPELRVTLMKNPNAAASLRYLKRLAEHDIKINTQLVLCPQLNDGKELERSITDLAELFPAVESIACVPVGITKYRDGLFHLRPYTKAEAQQVIDTIHEYSDRFLKEHGDRIVYPADEFFLLAQMPIPNEEYYGEFDQLENGVGLLAMLKQEFAEALADAHDSGKKRSVTIATGVAAGEFIKDLAAQAQSKYKQLKCQVEVIQNDYFGENITVAGLITGTDLIAQLKGKNLGEEVLITSAMLRHEQDKFLDDFTIEQVEQALGVKLTVVDNDGYELLGSILNEDLWADA
- the der gene encoding ribosome biogenesis GTPase Der, which gives rise to MSKPIIAVVGRPNVGKSTLFNKLIGHRLSIVEDTPGVTRDRIYAECEWLNKEVMLVDTGGIEPKTDDIILSQMRRQAQIAIDSADVIILVTDIKTGVTATDQDIAMMLQKSGKPIVLCVNKCDAPGQVPADFYEFYNLGLGDPIAVSSVHGHGTGDLLDECFKHIDFDRPEEYTEEYIKVAIIGKPNVGKSSLVNKIAGEERMIVSDIAGTTRDSTDTIVDDERGKFVFIDTAGIRRKSRVDENIERYSVLRSYMAVDRSDVCVILIDAVEGFTEQDSKIAGYAHEQGKACIIAVNKWDAVEKHGKTMQEYEKKLQNDFSFMSYAPFLFISAKTGQRLDKLFELIKYVNEQNCMRISTGKLNDILAYATARVQPPTDKGKRLKIYYITQASTRPPTFVSFVNKAELYHFSYQRYIENQIRETFGLQGTPIRMITRQRGE
- the plsY gene encoding glycerol-3-phosphate 1-O-acyltransferase PlsY encodes the protein MSTQTSIILGSLIVAVCSYLLGSISWSVIVSKLIFHKDVRDFGSGNAGMTNVLRTFGKGAAALVTVGDFSKSILTVAVSRGVFAHLFGTLPFDIGYIAGIFTILGHLFPLYFHFKGGKGVLTALGMILVINPIVFLVLVALCIPLLFICKIVSVASITGAIVYPIVTFIVLSLMNRPAMIDTVFSVFIGLLVVYMHRVNIKRLINGTEYKFGKPKEEK